A section of the Styela clava chromosome 9, kaStyClav1.hap1.2, whole genome shotgun sequence genome encodes:
- the LOC120331085 gene encoding uncharacterized protein LOC120331085, whose translation MADQNQPQEGANVNILGAHIDELHAGHVNQIVAQADVVQAQAEVIHVDNVNLHMHFGDNAAPPAAAPQAELQHDAPAPQHQVQDDAPSPEPKMKKKGISSSSGLSSHMQSREQRNVNLKISNEDVLVAGSATYLQAEQDANVEIASSNIHMTAGEATITKGKGATTHFHGPVNINIENTDSAFLHPSTSSVPIHQPSPVAATFVTVYEVEAPSPGPLKQAKEKLFRGRNERSFIDYFNERTWNETAVNIIENYKEQNLDEPDFEVNPQLKQANGFFSGEMAPKTTEYRKEQEFAVTEANENIGEVISPNELVQQLCEEGCRCVGLVGQAGGGKSTMMKRTARGVLVANELDNESKAKIGLFARLFKKQKNGFKFVHHLNFRDFLVSYGLTPEEALTPCTLLFGNFAPNLSKQTLRAGYKWLQKHQSEAIFFIDGLDQAIWNLEGNYNKMTYTDKSSTATIMFNILSGNLFPDVTLVISSREHRMASLPLKLRPSLIIALAGLERDDTKKLFTAVVGETGEESWKKMTFQSPALVPLSSVPLFLIFNAIVHKSNPKNLPNTMTDVMTQVLHIFMRSSHTQEKMIKTAFHSLMKMSFEGTREKRVIFTNNDLEKAGLTKEIVSDLIIEVPGGGTLLNQRLLEGDTLMFFSHQILQEMLAALYIANMNLATFQAFVTNEICKDHWSVVLRLLCGTVFDQKIKTQIINGLTIVARQEKQNCLKRALSTKMNQCTKSYQKLELFGALYEANDAELIRSHVQEINFENESFTSAGMCAMSFVMRRCGHLEQVRLVNCELNAEIINIFEFNLKGSIVKVSKLDISLNPMSVEAFDVFGSVLTNIEVGRLVMRGCSLTEEKLRVLGSHSHLQIRILDVRNITNMTFNLYLAIVKFASEHDVRELLMDPWDCFNASKQQLLELSKWEVCGKIQVLDVRNITNMTFDLYLAIAKIASKHDVKELLIDPWDYFKANEEQLLELSKCKVCGKEPLYL comes from the exons ATGGCAGATCAGAATCAACCACAAGAGGGAGCTAATGTGAACATTCTAG GGGCACACATCGATGAACTGCATGCAGGACATGTAAATCAGATTGTTGCTCAGGCAGACGTAGTTCAAGCTCAAGCAGAAGTGATTCATGTAGACAATGTGAACCTTCACATGCATTTTGGAGAtaatg CAGCACCACCTGCAGCAGCACCACAAGCTGAACTACAACATGATGCGCCTGCACCACAACATCAAGTGCAGGATGATGCACCATCTCCCGAaccaaaaatgaagaaaaagggaATTTCCTCTTCATCAG GTTTGTCATCGCATATGCAAAGCAGAGAGCAGCGAAacgtaaatttgaaaataagcaATGAAGATGTGCTTGTGGCAG GTTCTGCAACATATTTGCAAGCAGAGCAAGATGCCAATGTTGAAATTGCTTCATCAAACATTCACATGACTGCAG gtgAAGCAACGATAACTAAAGGGAAAGGAGCAACCACACATTTTCATGGCCCTGTCAACATCAACATAGAAAATAcag ATTCAGCTTTCTTGCATCCTTCAACATCTTCAGTCCCGATCCATCAACCATCGCCAGTTGCTGCAACATTCGTTACTGTCTATGAAGTGGAAGCACCCTCACCAG gccCCCTAAAGCAAGCAAAAGAAAAACTTTTTAGAG GTCGTAATGAGAGAAGCTTCATTGATTATTTCAATGAGAGGACATGGAACGAAACAGCAGTCAACATTATAGAAAACTATAAAGAACAAAACTTGGACGAACCTGACTTTGAGGTCAATCCTCAGCTGAAGCAGGCGAATGGTTTCTTTAGTGGTGAAATGGCACCTAAGACCACAGAGTACAGGAAGGAACAAGAGTTTGCTGTCACAGAGGCGAATGAAAATATTGGCGAAGTGATCTCACCAAATGAACTAGTCCAACAGCTATGTGAGGAAGGTTGCCGATGCGTAGGACTAGTGGGTCAAGCTGGAGGGGGCAAGTCAACAATGATGAAGCGTACTGCAAGAGGCGTTCTCGTTGCTAATGAACTGGATAACGAATCTAAAGCAAAAATAGGATTGTTTGCTCGGTTGTTCAAGAAACAGAAAAATGGATTCAAATTCGTTCATCACTTGAATTTCAGAGACTTTCTTGTTTCTTATGGTTTAACTCCAGAAGAAGCTTTAACTCCATGTACTCTGCTTTTCGGAAACTTTGCACCCAATCTATCAAAACAAACTTTAAGAGCGGGATATAAATGGCTTCAGAAACACCAATCAGAAGCAATTTTCTTCATTGATGGCCTGGATCAGGCTATATGGAATCTAGAGggaaattacaataaaatgacaTATACTGATAAATCAAGTACAGCCACAATCATGTTTAATATCTTATCAGGCAATTTGTTTCCCGATGTAACATTAGTTATTTCTTCACGTGAACACAGGATGGCATCCCTTCCTCTGAAGCTTCGACCTTCATTAATTATTGCTCTTGCTGGCCTTGAACGTGATGACACCAAAAAACTATTTACTGCAGTTGTAGGTGAAACAGGGGAAGAATCCTGGAAAAAGATGACATTTCAGTCACCTGCACTCGTGCCATTATCTTCTGTCCCTTTATTCTTGATTTTCAATGCGATCGTTCACAAATCCAACCCAAAGAATCTACCTAATACAATGACCGATGTAATGACACAAGTACTTCATATCTTCATGCGTTCCTCACACACTCAAGAGAAAATGATTAAAACAGCTTTTCACAGTTTGATGAAAATGTCCTTCGAAGGAACTCGAGAAAAGCGAGTCATTTTTACCAATAACGATCTAGAGAAAGCAGGACTTACAAAAGAGATAGTAAGCGATCTAATCATAGAAGTACCTGGAGGTGGTACACTGCTGAATCAACGTCTTTTAGAAGGTGACACTCTGATGTTCTTCAGTCATCAAATCCTTCAAGAAATGTTAGCTGCTCTATACATCGCCAACATGAATCTCGCAACTTTCCAAGCATTCGTCACTAACGAAATTTGCAAAGATCACTGGTCCGTTGTTCTACGGCTCTTATGTGGAACTGTTTTcgatcaaaaaattaaaactcaGATCATCAATGGTCTTACAATTG TGGCTAGACAAGAGAAGCAAAATTGTCTCAAACGTGCACTCTCAACTAAGATGAATCAATGTACGAAATCCTATCAGAAGTTGGAGTTGTTTGGTGCGTTATATGAAGCCAATGATGCCGAGCTCATTAGATCCCATGTTCAGGAAATCAACTTCGAAAATGAGTCTTTCACTTCAGCAGGAATGTGCGCAATGTCATTTGTAATGCGACGTTGTGGCCATCTTGAACAAGTTCGCCTCGTCAATTGTGAGCTCAATGCAGAAATAATAAACATCTTCGAGTTCAACTTGAAAGGTTCTATAGTGAAG GTGTCGAAACTTGATATCAGCTTAAATCCGATGTCCGTTGAAGCTTTTGATGTCTTCGGGTCAGTTTTGACAAACATTGAAGTGGGAAGACTTGTTATGCGTGGCTGCTCACTTACAGAAGAAAAGCTTCGTGTGCTTGGAAGTCACTCACATTTGCAG ATCCGCATTCTGGATGTTCGAAATATTACAAACATGACGTTTAATCTGTATCTTGCAATTGTCAAGTTCGCATCTGAACATGATGTCAGAGAACTTTTGATGGATCCGTGGGATTGCTTCAACGCAAGCAAACAGCAGCTGTTGGAACTGAGTAAATGGGAAGTTTGTGGAAAG ATCCAAGTTCTGGATGTTCGAAATATCACAAACATGACGTTTGATCTGTATCTTGCGATTGCCAAGATTGCATCTAAACATGATGTCAAAGAACTTTTGATAGATCCGTGGGATTACTTCAAGGCAAACGAAGAGCAACTGTTGGAACTGAGTAAATGTAAAGTTTGTGGAAAG GAACCTTTATACTTGTAG